The genomic interval GATTCTAAAAGCTTGGTTAGCTGCGGATGAGTCTAGATCTTCCTAAGCCGTGCGGCTATCGGGTGGCCATCAGAGCCTAATCTCTGCCCAGCCTCGATGTCCCCAAAAAACAAAAATAATCTAGCTGGCGACGGGAACGAAGGTAAGAGCCGCGCCAAGCCTCTTCCTCGTGAGAATTATTTTGGCCGTGGCGGCTCCGCCGTAGTGACCAAGCCAAGCCAACGAAAAATTTTAGGGACACCTTTAGACCTCTTGAAGAGTGAAAATTTAGATTGCCGTCTTATGGGGACACTTGCCTGGGACACCCTTCGTTCCCCTAGGTCTTGTGCTGTTTTCTGGTTTTTGTCCTGGGACACCTGTCCCTAATAGATATTATTAATGGGGGTGATGTCCCGGTTTTCCCAGAGACATAAAGGCGATCGCCTATAATCACCGGTGTCGGGAGGGTTAGTTGACTAGATGCTCTCTTCATGGATGGAGGAGTGCCCCTTTTAATGAGGTTTAAATAAATTTAGCGTGCGAGTTTCACCGTGATAGCCCACCTCGATGTTTTTGAACTTGTTGAATTGGAGGTCGTGAGACATACTCAGCCGCCTTCTCCATTGTTTCAAAATCCTCATCTGTTAAGTCACATTGAATAATATCAATAATTCCTCCTGTGTCCCTATTATCAGTAACCACTAAAATTGGGTTTTCCTTATCTTTATGAGTTAGGGTTAAGGTATTATCTACCTTTTCAACCCGATAAATATTGCCAGCAAAATAGGATTTGTTAGCCGTTTTAACCCCTCGCTTCTCTAGTATAGTAAGAGCATTATGGTAAGTTTGATAGACGGCCATTAACTGGTTAATACGCTCAGAAAGCTCAGGGGAATAGAGTTGTTTTTCAAGCTCCATCATCTTTTGTGTTTCAGGAGATGATAACCAGTTATTATATTTAGTTTCTTCAGCAGATAAGTCCGCCAGTTCTGATAGGGTGTTTTTCTGTTTTTGTTGTAGATTAGTGTAGTGATAACGGCTATTACTTAAGTCGTATTCTTTGGAGCTATATAGGTCAGGGTCTAGCCCAAAGGGGTTTTTCCATGAACGGGGCGGGTTATCTGATAAAAACTGTTTTTGAGTAGAGATAGAATTAGATAGCTTTCTTAACTCTTTTTTTTGGGCTTCAAATTTCTCAGTTAATCTTTTACGTTTGTTCTCATCAGGAGGAGAGGGAACGGTTTTTTCCCATTGAACAAATAGCCTCATTCTCTCTACCAGTTGAGCATCGGTAAGCTGAGTATTTGGTTTTTCTGGTTCTTTTTTAGGAGTAGGGGTTACTTTTTCTGGTTGTTTTTTAGGAGTAGGGGTTACTTGGGCAACCGCTTCTCTATCCTGTCTAACCGGATTTCGATGTTGTTTACTCGGCCTCTTATTTGGTTTAGTTGGTTTAGCTGCCGGGGGGGTACTATCAGGAGCATGAGCCACGCTATCAGTCCCCCGACTATTCCCGACATCAGCAACAGGCTTACTACTCCCCTTGTGGTGAAGGTGTGGCCGTCCAACCAAATTTGTATTGGTAGGGACTTCGGTAGGGATTGCTGGATCTGTTCGGTTTTTGCTTGTACTTGTTTGAGATTCCACAGAAGATCTGGGGACTCCTGTAGTTTCTGAATCTCTTTCTTCAGTTGGCTTAAGTCGTTTTGCCAGTTCAGATAGTCTTGATGCAGCGTTGTCGATGTTTGGGATTGTTGGCTCAGTTGGTTGTACAGTTGGTTTTGCTTGTTCTCTAGACTTTCTATCCTGCTGGCCAGAGCCTCTAAGACGTTCAGCAAGCCGGTCAAATTCTGCTGTAAGGTCTGTAAGTCTTGATTCTGTGGTTTCTTCCCGTTCCCGTTCGGATTGCTCATCACTCTTCAGTGTGTCGACTGATTGGTTGGGTAATTCTAACTCCAATAACTCAAGCTCGTCCTCCTCTATTGGTTTAATTGTTTCAGCTATTTGGGTTAGCTGCCTTTCTAAGGCTTCTATCTTTTTGTTAGCGGCTTCTATGGTTAAATAAGCCTGACTACGTTCTGTGACAATTCCTTTATCCATCATGGCGGCTACATCGGGGCCTAAATGAATTTGAGGAATGCGGTTGATGCCTTGTTCAGATAATGTTCGGTGATCTATACGTTCTGTGTTACCTGCGTTTGATAGGGCTTCATTGGTGTAGTTCGCCCAGGACTCCCTAATCTGGAGAAGGAAATCTTTTTTATCCAAATCTCTCACTTTAGAACCCAAACCAAGGGGGGTGATCTCCCTCGTAGTTAGCAGGATGTGAACATGAGGGTTATGGCTGTTCATGTCATGAAAAGCTACATCGGCTACTAAGCCATTATTGACTATTTGCCCCCTCACAAACTCCCTAACTAATTCCCTCTTCTGCTGGTGGTTAAGTTCAACGGGTAAAGCGATGTCAAATTCTCTAGCTAGTCTAGAATTTGACCGGGTTTCAAATAGCTCTACAGCGTTCCATAACTTCTCACGATTATAAACCCAATTAGGGGCATTCAAAGGGGCTAAGATCTCGGTAGCGTAAACCCCTCTTTTACGAGTGTAGTCAAAGGTTAACCCTGTTCTTTCATCATGGATTTTTTCACCAGCACGATAGGCAGCAGCAGCCGTTGAACTTTTGCCTTTACCTCTTGATATGACTTTGGCATTAAGATGATAAATTGCCATACCGTGACTGTGAGTTAACCTCTTACAGAATCATCATTTTTCTTTCCCATCTGCCCATAGGGGGGTTTG from Gloeothece citriformis PCC 7424 carries:
- the mobQ gene encoding MobQ family relaxase, giving the protein MAIYHLNAKVISRGKGKSSTAAAAYRAGEKIHDERTGLTFDYTRKRGVYATEILAPLNAPNWVYNREKLWNAVELFETRSNSRLAREFDIALPVELNHQQKRELVREFVRGQIVNNGLVADVAFHDMNSHNPHVHILLTTREITPLGLGSKVRDLDKKDFLLQIRESWANYTNEALSNAGNTERIDHRTLSEQGINRIPQIHLGPDVAAMMDKGIVTERSQAYLTIEAANKKIEALERQLTQIAETIKPIEEDELELLELELPNQSVDTLKSDEQSEREREETTESRLTDLTAEFDRLAERLRGSGQQDRKSREQAKPTVQPTEPTIPNIDNAASRLSELAKRLKPTEERDSETTGVPRSSVESQTSTSKNRTDPAIPTEVPTNTNLVGRPHLHHKGSSKPVADVGNSRGTDSVAHAPDSTPPAAKPTKPNKRPSKQHRNPVRQDREAVAQVTPTPKKQPEKVTPTPKKEPEKPNTQLTDAQLVERMRLFVQWEKTVPSPPDENKRKRLTEKFEAQKKELRKLSNSISTQKQFLSDNPPRSWKNPFGLDPDLYSSKEYDLSNSRYHYTNLQQKQKNTLSELADLSAEETKYNNWLSSPETQKMMELEKQLYSPELSERINQLMAVYQTYHNALTILEKRGVKTANKSYFAGNIYRVEKVDNTLTLTHKDKENPILVVTDNRDTGGIIDIIQCDLTDEDFETMEKAAEYVSRPPIQQVQKHRGGLSR